A stretch of the Actinomycetota bacterium genome encodes the following:
- a CDS encoding ester cyclase, with the protein MSPEENKAMLRRMIHEVIVGGDLELMDQLVAPDFINHNVVGTGETSQALGVENFRQEILALRSALTDLAIDEVHVLADGDYVIAHVRGRGPHTGEFGGVPPTGK; encoded by the coding sequence ATGTCACCAGAAGAGAACAAGGCGATGTTGCGTCGCATGATCCACGAGGTCATCGTCGGAGGCGACCTCGAGCTCATGGATCAGTTGGTGGCTCCCGACTTCATCAACCACAACGTGGTGGGCACTGGCGAGACCAGCCAGGCCCTGGGCGTCGAGAACTTCCGACAGGAGATCCTGGCTCTCCGCTCCGCTCTGACAGACCTCGCCATCGATGAGGTACACGTACTCGCGGACGGGGACTACGTCATCGCACATGTTCGAGGTCGAGGACCCCACACCGGGGAGTTCGGGGGCGTCCCTCCGACAGGCAAGTAG
- a CDS encoding GNAT family N-acetyltransferase → MRHDRETRAGGIVVRPTSEADLPGIISGIASRTPEQHRRRLDDHERGTGFTELIAWRDGVAVGFVGLGFHDDSSPEELMESRGYALVTDLHVEVPHRRQGAGRALMLTLEDVAREAGAAGVILDAATSESFAAARALYRSLGYADQGGPYLGGWSDPDVPGRHLVDELRVWLKPFSAGHDRRAGGTRHRDRGTVAT, encoded by the coding sequence GTGAGACACGACCGGGAGACGCGGGCTGGGGGGATCGTTGTCAGGCCGACCAGCGAGGCCGACCTCCCAGGCATCATCTCCGGGATCGCTTCGCGGACCCCGGAGCAACACCGCCGACGCCTCGACGACCACGAGCGCGGGACCGGCTTCACTGAGCTGATCGCATGGCGCGACGGGGTCGCCGTGGGCTTCGTGGGCCTCGGCTTCCACGACGACTCGAGCCCCGAGGAATTGATGGAGTCACGCGGGTACGCCCTGGTGACCGACCTCCACGTCGAGGTCCCGCACCGCCGTCAGGGAGCAGGAAGGGCACTGATGCTCACGCTCGAGGACGTCGCGAGAGAAGCGGGCGCCGCCGGCGTGATCCTCGACGCCGCGACGAGCGAGTCATTCGCCGCCGCCCGCGCTCTGTACCGCTCGCTCGGATACGCAGATCAGGGCGGGCCGTACCTCGGCGGATGGAGCGACCCGGACGTCCCGGGCCGACACCTCGTCGATGAGCTCAGGGTCTGGCTGAAGCCATTCTCGGCCGGACACGACCGGCGGGCCGGCGGCACGCGACATCGAGACCGAGGTACTGTCGCCACGTGA
- a CDS encoding DinB family protein: MDGNSLVAFVRYHAWANDRILTTAADLSDDELRKEGVLDHGSAFQTIRHLVDVDWSWREFCIGNDVGETYVWDHGFTLEDLSALHAFCLEEDVRLRRFVESLDDEALAEPWGTDSRFMRPRWLVVAHIMSHGTQHRSELARYFTECGHSPGDLDNLLDAFDLPWPDTTDTPGT; the protein is encoded by the coding sequence ATGGATGGCAACTCCCTGGTGGCCTTCGTTCGCTACCACGCCTGGGCGAACGATCGGATCCTGACGACCGCCGCCGATCTATCCGACGACGAGCTCCGGAAGGAAGGTGTGCTCGACCACGGGAGCGCCTTTCAGACCATCCGTCATCTCGTCGACGTCGACTGGAGCTGGCGCGAGTTCTGCATCGGCAACGACGTGGGCGAGACGTACGTGTGGGACCATGGGTTCACCCTCGAGGACCTCAGCGCCCTGCACGCGTTCTGCCTCGAGGAGGACGTGCGGCTCCGTAGGTTCGTCGAGTCGCTCGACGACGAAGCGCTGGCCGAGCCCTGGGGCACTGATTCTCGCTTCATGAGGCCACGGTGGCTCGTGGTCGCCCACATCATGAGCCATGGAACGCAGCACCGAAGCGAGCTTGCCCGGTACTTCACCGAATGCGGGCACTCCCCGGGCGATCTCGACAACCTCCTCGACGCGTTCGACCTCCCCTGGCCGGACACCACCGATACGCCGGGCACGTGA
- a CDS encoding DNA-3-methyladenine glycosylase 2 family protein, protein MPTALIRAFPITRPLDLRRTMMPLRRGTGDPTMRVGEDEVWRATRMPEGPATLHLTRQGDRLIAEAWGPGADAALEQAPGWSGLLDDDQAFRAHHPLVADLHRRLRGVRLTRTAHPSEALIPAVLEQKVTGLQARRAYRRLALSLGAPAPGPADLVMPPDPDAVASLPSFRLHPFGVERRRAERLIGLCRRAVQIDALVAVPPSTAREHLETFPGIGPWTAAEVARLALGDADAVSVGDYHLPNVVTWALAREPRGDDARMLELLAPYAGQRGRVQMLLEAAGIEAPKFGPRSDVRSIDRI, encoded by the coding sequence GTGCCGACCGCGTTGATCCGAGCCTTCCCGATCACCCGGCCCTTGGACCTGCGTCGCACGATGATGCCCCTTCGGCGTGGCACCGGCGACCCGACGATGCGGGTGGGAGAAGACGAGGTCTGGCGAGCGACGCGTATGCCTGAGGGACCCGCCACGCTCCACCTCACGAGGCAGGGCGACCGCCTGATCGCGGAAGCCTGGGGTCCCGGCGCCGACGCCGCCCTCGAGCAGGCGCCCGGCTGGTCGGGACTCCTCGACGACGATCAGGCGTTCCGCGCGCATCACCCGCTGGTCGCGGACCTGCACCGTCGCCTGCGGGGCGTGCGACTCACTCGAACCGCGCACCCGAGCGAGGCGCTGATCCCCGCCGTGCTGGAGCAGAAGGTGACCGGGCTCCAGGCCCGACGCGCCTACCGGCGACTCGCCCTCTCGCTCGGCGCGCCTGCTCCGGGGCCGGCCGATCTCGTGATGCCGCCCGATCCAGACGCGGTCGCGAGCCTCCCGTCGTTCCGCCTCCATCCGTTCGGCGTCGAGCGCCGCCGGGCCGAACGCCTGATCGGGCTCTGTCGCCGGGCGGTGCAGATCGACGCCCTCGTTGCGGTTCCACCCTCGACCGCGCGCGAACACCTCGAGACGTTCCCGGGTATCGGACCCTGGACCGCGGCCGAGGTGGCGCGCCTCGCGCTCGGCGACGCCGACGCCGTCTCGGTCGGCGACTACCACCTCCCCAACGTCGTGACGTGGGCGTTGGCTCGGGAACCGCGTGGCGACGACGCGCGCATGCTGGAGCTGCTCGCGCCGTACGCAGGCCAACGTGGACGGGTGCAGATGCTCCTCGAGGCGGCCGGCATCGAGGCACCGAAGTTCGGACCGCGCTCCGACGTCCGGTCGATCGATCGCATCTGA
- the rlmN gene encoding 23S rRNA (adenine(2503)-C(2))-methyltransferase RlmN — MTVYDLTIDGLTERLTAWGEPAFRGAQVYSQLWKRAARYDEMTDVSPALRERLAAELPLLVEVLDERTADRGATRKALLRLGAAGHVIEAVLMGYRDRVTVCVSSQVGCAMGCGFCATGQMGLESNLTAGEIAAQVVWARREAAHLPDSTPQRLTNVVFMGMGEPMANYRPVRNAVARLMEPRGMRLGARHITVSTVGLVPGIERLGMDHPQVGLAVSLHAADDELRNELVPPNRLYPLAQLEAAIAAWRDRTRRRPSIEWAMIGGVNDADEQAGKLASIAYRLRAHVNLIPLNPTPGWPSRPSGPRRIESFVRVLDAGGVNVTVRDTRGRRIDAACGQLRLEHANRPG; from the coding sequence ATGACCGTCTATGACCTGACGATCGATGGATTGACCGAGCGTCTCACCGCGTGGGGCGAGCCGGCGTTCCGAGGCGCGCAGGTGTACTCCCAGCTGTGGAAGCGGGCCGCACGGTACGACGAGATGACCGATGTCTCGCCCGCGCTCCGGGAGCGCCTGGCCGCCGAGCTTCCGCTCCTCGTCGAGGTGCTCGACGAGCGCACCGCCGACCGCGGCGCGACGAGGAAGGCGCTGCTTCGCCTCGGTGCCGCCGGGCACGTGATCGAGGCGGTGCTGATGGGCTACCGCGACCGGGTGACCGTGTGCGTCTCGTCGCAGGTGGGGTGTGCGATGGGTTGCGGGTTCTGCGCGACCGGGCAGATGGGCCTGGAGTCGAACCTCACCGCCGGCGAGATCGCGGCGCAGGTCGTGTGGGCCCGGCGTGAGGCTGCTCATCTTCCCGACTCGACCCCGCAGCGGCTCACGAACGTGGTGTTCATGGGCATGGGCGAACCGATGGCGAACTATCGGCCGGTGCGCAACGCCGTCGCGCGGCTGATGGAGCCGCGTGGCATGCGGCTCGGCGCTCGCCACATCACGGTGTCGACGGTAGGGCTCGTGCCGGGGATCGAGCGTCTGGGCATGGACCACCCGCAGGTGGGCCTCGCGGTGAGCCTGCATGCGGCGGACGACGAGCTCCGGAACGAGCTCGTACCGCCCAACCGCCTATATCCGCTCGCGCAGCTGGAAGCCGCGATCGCAGCGTGGCGCGATCGCACGCGTCGCCGGCCGTCGATCGAGTGGGCGATGATCGGCGGCGTCAACGATGCCGACGAACAGGCCGGTAAGCTCGCGTCGATCGCGTACCGGTTGCGCGCCCACGTGAACCTGATCCCCTTGAACCCGACCCCTGGCTGGCCGAGTCGCCCGAGCGGACCGCGACGCATCGAGTCGTTCGTGCGCGTGCTGGATGCCGGCGGTGTGAACGTCACCGTGCGCGACACGCGCGGTCGGCGCATCGACGCGGCCTGCGGTCAGCTCCGCCTGGAACACGCGAACCGGCCGGGCTGA
- a CDS encoding glycosyltransferase, with product MRIAFVSTWPSRRCGIATFTSDLIEAVHAADESVVCEVAAIDERNSVRAYGPEVRWRIRQGSPDGYVAAARAIGGSDADVVCVQHEFGLYGLWKDEAWEGDTWIEGTYIDHLTPFLQEVGKPVVVAMHTVLPEPSDAVRDAVRSISANADHLIVMAETAVDILREVYGVTTPTTVIQHGMPHIEPRGRRKLKEKLGLAGRQIVATFGLVGPGKGLEYVVEAMPWVVQHHPDALYLIAGQTHPELLRHHGEEYRNKLTAMIESLGLDDNVAFLNQYLRQKDIIELLLATDIYVTPYLDPNQITSGTLSYALGAGKAVVSTPYLHAEEALADERGLLVDFRDPDQLSTAINSILDDHEMKSRLEHNAYAYANEFTWPKTGARFIEVMRDVEASTPAKRQTQARPGEWVAVPIGARLASNPLITPADVTPSQPGMEVISTINAGAARVGDEVVLLLRVAERPSSDGDLPDGARLVDLRGDHPTLKPMPDGLDLSDLIGMPFFDTSGDVPRIVLGYVRRDEPGVDLDDPRTIRYRDLADGHLGDDGTTDYLTHTSHLRVARSADGERFEVDPAPSVLPVSELEAYGVEDPRVTEIDGVFHVTYVSVSRLGITTSALRTTDFRTFDRRGVMLLPDQKDVVLFPERVHDRYLAFTRPMPGSFSRVLGIWLAESPDLTHWGKHRPVALPRPDMWDEARIGASLTPFRVDGGWLEVYHGADRTNRYGMGAMLLDADDPSRVLARSSHPLLGPELDYERSGFLHDVVFPSGHVMLEEGRIRVYYGAADSSLAAADFSVSDILAHLDPC from the coding sequence ATGCGCATCGCCTTCGTCTCCACGTGGCCCTCACGGCGCTGCGGCATCGCCACGTTCACGAGCGACCTGATCGAGGCCGTGCACGCCGCCGACGAGTCGGTCGTCTGCGAGGTCGCGGCGATCGACGAGCGGAACTCCGTGCGTGCCTACGGGCCCGAGGTCCGTTGGCGCATCCGGCAGGGCTCGCCCGACGGCTACGTGGCGGCGGCCCGGGCGATCGGCGGCTCCGACGCCGACGTCGTCTGCGTGCAGCACGAGTTCGGCCTGTACGGGCTCTGGAAGGACGAGGCGTGGGAGGGCGACACGTGGATCGAGGGCACGTACATCGACCACCTCACACCGTTCCTGCAGGAGGTCGGGAAGCCGGTGGTCGTGGCGATGCACACCGTGCTGCCCGAGCCCAGCGACGCGGTGCGCGACGCCGTCCGGTCGATCTCGGCGAACGCCGACCACCTGATCGTGATGGCCGAGACCGCCGTCGACATCCTGCGCGAGGTCTACGGGGTCACGACACCCACGACGGTGATCCAGCACGGTATGCCGCACATCGAGCCGCGCGGCCGGCGCAAACTGAAGGAGAAACTGGGCCTCGCGGGCCGACAGATCGTGGCGACGTTCGGCCTCGTGGGCCCGGGCAAAGGCCTCGAATACGTGGTCGAGGCGATGCCGTGGGTCGTGCAACACCACCCCGACGCGCTCTACCTGATCGCCGGCCAGACCCATCCCGAGCTCCTGCGTCATCACGGCGAGGAGTACCGGAACAAGCTCACGGCGATGATCGAGAGCCTCGGACTCGACGACAACGTGGCGTTCCTGAACCAGTACCTGCGGCAGAAGGACATCATCGAGCTGCTGCTCGCGACCGACATCTACGTCACGCCCTACCTCGATCCGAACCAGATCACGAGCGGCACGCTGAGCTACGCGCTCGGCGCCGGCAAGGCGGTCGTCTCGACTCCGTACCTGCACGCCGAGGAGGCGCTCGCCGACGAGCGCGGACTGCTCGTGGACTTCCGCGATCCCGACCAGCTCTCGACGGCGATCAATTCGATCCTCGACGACCACGAGATGAAGTCGCGGCTCGAGCACAACGCGTACGCCTACGCGAACGAGTTCACCTGGCCCAAGACCGGCGCCCGGTTCATCGAGGTCATGCGCGACGTGGAAGCGTCGACACCGGCGAAGCGTCAGACGCAGGCGAGGCCCGGTGAGTGGGTGGCCGTGCCGATCGGCGCCCGCTTGGCCTCCAACCCGCTGATCACACCCGCCGACGTGACGCCGTCGCAGCCAGGTATGGAGGTGATCTCGACGATCAACGCGGGCGCCGCCCGTGTCGGCGACGAGGTCGTGCTGCTGCTGCGCGTCGCGGAACGCCCGAGCAGCGACGGCGACCTGCCCGACGGCGCTCGACTCGTCGACCTGCGCGGCGATCATCCGACGCTCAAGCCCATGCCCGATGGACTCGACCTCAGCGACCTGATCGGCATGCCGTTCTTCGACACGTCGGGTGATGTTCCGCGCATCGTGCTCGGATACGTGCGCCGCGATGAACCCGGTGTCGACCTCGACGATCCCCGAACGATCCGCTACCGCGATCTCGCCGACGGCCACCTGGGCGACGACGGCACGACCGACTACCTCACGCACACGTCGCACCTGCGGGTCGCCCGCAGTGCCGACGGAGAGCGCTTCGAGGTCGACCCCGCCCCCTCGGTGCTGCCGGTGTCCGAGCTCGAGGCCTACGGCGTCGAGGATCCACGCGTCACCGAGATCGACGGTGTCTTCCACGTCACGTACGTCTCCGTGAGCCGGCTCGGCATCACGACGAGCGCGCTGCGCACCACCGACTTCCGCACGTTCGACCGTCGCGGGGTGATGCTGCTCCCCGATCAGAAGGATGTCGTGCTCTTCCCCGAGCGGGTGCATGATCGCTACCTGGCGTTCACGCGCCCGATGCCCGGATCGTTCAGCCGCGTGTTGGGTATCTGGCTCGCCGAGTCGCCCGACCTCACGCACTGGGGGAAGCATCGCCCGGTCGCATTGCCCAGGCCGGACATGTGGGACGAAGCGAGGATCGGCGCGAGCCTCACGCCGTTCCGCGTCGACGGTGGGTGGCTCGAGGTCTACCACGGGGCTGACCGCACGAACCGGTACGGCATGGGCGCGATGCTGCTCGACGCCGACGACCCTTCGAGGGTCCTGGCTCGCTCGTCGCACCCGTTGCTCGGCCCGGAGCTCGACTACGAGCGCTCGGGGTTCCTGCACGACGTGGTGTTCCCGAGCGGGCATGTGATGCTCGAGGAGGGCCGTATCCGCGTGTACTACGGCGCAGCCGACTCGAGCCTGGCGGCCGCGGACTTCTCGGTGTCCGACATCCTCGCCCACCTCGATCCGTGCTGA
- a CDS encoding amino acid permease, translating to MQTTQAPTGVTTAGRTRRLRRLGLFMAVALVVGNMIGSGVFTLPSALAGVSVTNGAGSLLAWVFTGVGAIVLALVFANLGRAYPRTGGPYVYARRAFGDFIGFQTAWGYWIAAWAGNAVLAIAFVGYLAFFFPALSETAIYGALVGIGLVWLLTLVNVLGVRESGWVQAVTTVLKFVPLLAIGLIGIFFVEGGNYTAFAPNGMGMGDGLLGGVTVAATLTLWAFIGLESATVPAEEVANPERNIPRATVIGTIATTLVYILATVAIMGVIPVTTLQDSASPFAAAATAIFGGAGYWDDAVAMVALVSIFGCLNGWILLTGRVPLAAARDGLFPERFARVSGRTGTPVFGLVVSSLLLTGLMLMNYTKSLVDQFTFILLLATLTTLIPYAYSAAAQMYLLFADRARFAGRRLAIDGGIALLAFAYSVWTIAGAGSDIVFKGFMLLMLGIPVYVYMKWRDCKEGRFVEPEAAPTPPTVPTIPPSTPVEPVPRRPVAV from the coding sequence ATGCAGACGACGCAGGCTCCGACCGGCGTCACGACGGCCGGTCGAACGAGGAGACTCCGCCGCTTGGGATTGTTCATGGCCGTGGCCCTGGTGGTCGGGAACATGATCGGTTCAGGGGTGTTCACGCTGCCGTCCGCGTTGGCGGGGGTGAGCGTGACGAATGGCGCGGGCTCACTGCTCGCATGGGTCTTCACGGGGGTCGGCGCCATCGTTCTGGCGTTGGTGTTCGCGAACCTCGGCCGGGCGTATCCACGCACGGGAGGCCCGTACGTCTACGCCAGACGCGCGTTCGGTGACTTCATCGGGTTCCAGACGGCGTGGGGCTACTGGATCGCGGCATGGGCGGGCAACGCGGTACTCGCGATCGCCTTCGTCGGCTACCTCGCCTTCTTCTTCCCGGCGCTCTCCGAGACCGCGATCTACGGCGCGCTCGTCGGGATCGGCCTGGTCTGGTTGCTCACGCTCGTCAACGTCCTAGGCGTCCGCGAGTCCGGCTGGGTGCAGGCCGTGACCACGGTGCTCAAGTTCGTCCCGCTGCTCGCGATCGGCCTGATCGGGATCTTCTTCGTCGAAGGCGGCAACTACACCGCCTTCGCCCCGAACGGGATGGGCATGGGCGACGGCCTGCTGGGCGGTGTGACGGTTGCGGCCACGCTGACGCTGTGGGCGTTCATCGGTCTCGAGTCGGCCACCGTGCCGGCCGAGGAGGTGGCGAACCCCGAGCGGAACATCCCGCGGGCGACCGTGATCGGCACGATCGCGACTACCCTCGTCTACATCCTGGCGACCGTCGCGATCATGGGCGTGATCCCCGTCACCACGCTGCAGGATTCGGCGAGCCCGTTCGCAGCCGCAGCCACCGCGATCTTCGGCGGTGCCGGCTATTGGGACGACGCGGTCGCCATGGTCGCGCTGGTCAGCATCTTCGGGTGCCTGAACGGCTGGATCCTGCTCACGGGACGTGTGCCGCTCGCCGCAGCCCGCGACGGGCTGTTCCCCGAGCGGTTCGCGAGGGTGTCGGGGCGGACCGGCACGCCGGTCTTCGGACTGGTCGTGAGCTCGTTGCTGTTGACCGGGCTCATGCTGATGAACTACACGAAGTCTCTCGTGGACCAGTTCACGTTCATCCTGCTGCTGGCGACCCTGACCACGCTGATCCCGTATGCGTACTCGGCGGCCGCGCAGATGTACCTGCTGTTCGCCGACCGTGCCCGGTTCGCGGGCCGTCGGCTCGCGATCGATGGCGGCATCGCGCTGCTGGCGTTCGCCTACTCCGTGTGGACGATCGCGGGTGCCGGATCAGACATCGTGTTCAAGGGCTTCATGCTCTTGATGCTCGGCATCCCGGTGTACGTGTACATGAAGTGGCGTGACTGCAAGGAAGGACGGTTCGTCGAGCCCGAGGCGGCACCGACGCCTCCGACCGTCCCGACGATCCCCCCGTCGACGCCGGTCGAGCCGGTCCCTCGTCGTCCGGTGGCCGTCTGA
- a CDS encoding acyltransferase — MGAQIDELVATTPASRDRVVDFLRAASIIAVVVGHWLIGLIYWQDGVIGTHSAVGTTSFLWLATWFLQVMPVFFFVGGFSNYVAYQAFMRRGEHSGAFVRSRLDRLLRPSLVFLGVWAVVMGAMHLLEIGAPSGPRLWGDVTLLRGMLPPGATVPFGPLWFLAVYLVVVAVAPVTIRLHERFGLWVPAAMLLGAVVADLVGFVGGVSLARWVNVVFVLLLPHQLGHAYGDGSMLRWPRRAFWAMVVAGLGGLVVLTTPDLFRPFGDVRFDWFPGIGHYPKSLLGTDVERVSNAFPPTLCFLLGGVWTIGAAMLLRPSLTRWLQRAPVWRATIVVNSVIMTLFLWHMTAFLLAVLLLWPLGLGHEQDSTARWWLERVVWVAVPGLILFGLVAIFGRFERSRSPGRTGARTSPVR; from the coding sequence ATGGGCGCGCAGATCGACGAACTGGTCGCGACGACGCCCGCCTCGCGCGACCGCGTCGTCGACTTCCTGCGTGCTGCCAGCATCATCGCCGTCGTGGTCGGCCACTGGTTGATCGGGCTGATCTACTGGCAGGACGGCGTGATCGGCACGCACAGCGCGGTCGGCACGACGTCGTTCCTCTGGCTCGCGACCTGGTTCCTGCAGGTGATGCCGGTCTTCTTCTTCGTGGGCGGCTTCTCAAACTACGTCGCGTACCAGGCGTTCATGCGTCGCGGCGAGCACAGCGGCGCGTTCGTGCGGAGCCGTCTCGACCGGCTGCTCCGGCCGTCGCTGGTGTTCCTCGGCGTGTGGGCGGTCGTGATGGGCGCGATGCACCTGTTGGAGATCGGGGCGCCGAGCGGTCCGCGGCTTTGGGGCGACGTGACCCTGCTCCGCGGCATGCTGCCGCCGGGTGCGACGGTGCCCTTCGGCCCGCTGTGGTTCCTGGCGGTCTACCTCGTGGTCGTGGCGGTGGCGCCGGTGACGATCCGCCTGCACGAGCGGTTCGGCCTGTGGGTGCCGGCCGCGATGCTGCTCGGCGCCGTGGTGGCCGACCTGGTCGGTTTCGTCGGCGGGGTCTCGCTCGCCCGATGGGTCAACGTGGTGTTCGTGCTGCTCCTGCCGCACCAGCTCGGCCACGCGTACGGCGACGGCTCGATGCTGCGCTGGCCCCGCCGTGCGTTCTGGGCGATGGTGGTGGCCGGTCTCGGTGGCCTGGTCGTGCTCACCACCCCCGACCTGTTCCGTCCGTTCGGAGACGTGCGGTTCGACTGGTTCCCGGGCATCGGGCACTACCCGAAGAGTCTGCTCGGCACCGACGTGGAACGCGTGTCCAACGCCTTCCCGCCGACGCTGTGCTTCCTGCTCGGTGGCGTGTGGACGATCGGGGCGGCGATGCTGTTGCGACCATCCCTCACCCGATGGCTCCAGCGAGCGCCGGTCTGGCGGGCCACGATCGTGGTGAACAGCGTGATCATGACGTTGTTCCTCTGGCACATGACGGCGTTCTTGCTCGCCGTGTTGCTGCTGTGGCCGCTCGGTCTCGGCCACGAGCAGGACAGCACGGCGAGGTGGTGGCTCGAGCGTGTCGTCTGGGTGGCGGTGCCGGGGCTGATCCTCTTCGGGCTGGTGGCGATCTTCGGTCGCTTCGAACGGTCCAGGAGCCCGGGGAGAACGGGGGCCCGGACCAGCCCGGTGCGGTGA